The window CTGAGACAAGACTGAGAACGGTGAACACAAGCTAAGAGTGCACTATTTGGGGAACTTTCAGAAAGACAAAGGAAGGTGGGCGAAGTCTTCAGTGCAGCAGGAGTTAAATAGGAGCCGGTGCAGAGAAGGACATTCTACTTCTAAAGGAGAGAGGTGTGAAGGAGGGCGAGACTTATCGGTTAAGATGTTAATGAGTTTATCGGTGTTTCCTGTGGCCAAAAACAATAGGAAGGTTTAGCTCATATCtgaaattgttgttttgttgctcTGATACAAAATGCCCAATTCAGGGTTCCTTAAATTCCTGTGTGTCGTTAGTGTCGTCCCTTTGGTCTTTACATAATTTTACCACCTTAGTAAGTCCTTtttttgtgttacagtaatccctcctccatcgcgggggttgcgttccagagccacccgcgaaataagaaaatccgcgaagtagaaaccatatgtttatatggttatttttatattgtcatgcttgggtcacagatttgcgcagaaacacaggaggttgtagagagacaggaacgttattcaaacactgcaaacaaacatttgtctctttttcaaaagtttaaactgtgctccatgacaagacagagatgacagttccgtctcacaattaaaataatgcaaacatattttcctcttcaaaggagtgcgcgtcaggagcagagtctgtcagaaagacagaggaaagcaaacaaatcaatagggctgtttgcttttaagtatgcgaagcaccgcagtacaaagctgttgaaggcggcagctcacacccactccgtcaggagcagggagagagagagagagagagagagacagagtttgtttttcaatcaaaaatcaatacgtgcccttcgagcttttaagtatgcgaagctccgtgcagcatgtcatttcaggaagcagctgcacaaaagatagcaacatgaagataatctttcagcatttttagacgagcgtccttatcgtctaggtgtgcgaacagcccccctgctcaatccccctacgtcaggatcagagaaagtcagcgcaagagagacagaaaagtaagccgggtagcttctcagccatctgccaatagcgtcccttgtatgaaatcaactgggtaaaccaactgaggaagcatgtaccagaaattaaaagacccattgtccgcagaaatccgcgaaccagcaaaaaatccgcgatatatatttaaatatgcttacatatacagtaaaatccgcgatggagtgaagccgcgaaaggcgaagcgcgatatagcgagggattactgtattaacattGCTACTGGCAACACCAAAATACGGGTTATGTATAGTACATCTATTAGTCACTTACTTCCAGGATTTGCATCtattatgaaactaatgaagcttaagcttcagggcccctaatcGTGGAGGGGCCCCAgaagttattttaattttaatccttTCATAACTCAAAAACTATAAGGCATTGGAACTTTTTATTTACGCCAGTGACTTTGACATGCAAGATGATCCAGTAGAGTAATCTTAATCAATGTACTGGTAATTATTTTGTGGTgatctgttgtggaaaaaaccCATTAGAGAAAATAACAGTGGTCAACAGGATCTTGTTGCTGGATGTGTTCAACATTTTCAGAgccccaaaaatgtaggtctTCATAAATGTTTTGCTCAATAGATGCACTATAACAAGTCCTTAACACTCATACTCTAGTTTTATCAAAACCATATCTCATATCCTCTTTAATGTCTACAATAAGATTTTTGagaagctcttttgaagaagttgtctttttgcatgaccttctggggggtcagagcacagggtcagccactgtagagcacccctggagcaattttcaggttaagggtcttgttcaagggcccaggaGAGTAGGGAATTCTGGGAATTTAGCTGGTAACCTCCCAGATATCAGTGCAGATCTTTAGACACAGAGCACCCATCCATTCTTTGAAACCCACTTCTCTGTTATATAGTCAAGGAGAGgcaacacctggcaatcagcaatgGACGCGAGTCAAGCGCCAACATTATGTGGGATACCATTTCACAGATGATCACTTCATTTCCAACTTGTACAAATTAACTATTTTATCTTCAATCTATTTATTTAAGTTCCTATTCAGAACTGACATTTTTTCTGTGATATTGTCTTTTAGAAGATAAGGGATacttttttttcccactctgCTTCCTAAAACGTTGGCATAATGATTAGCACAGCAATATCATGGGTCAACCATTCGGTTGTTCATTACTTcttgaaatatttcttttaaatcctTAATTTTCACTTCAAATCACTTCCTCTGTATAGTGAGAATCACATTGCTGGCCAAGAAGGCATTTACTGATGATGCGCTCAAAGAGCTCAGTAATTTATCTTATAGAATCTAAGCAGTCTGTTTGCTTAATTAATACACtaaaacctaacattttcttGCCAATAACTAATTTCCTGCAATTCTGGATTGGTATAATAAGATTCCAGTTAATCAAGAGCAGAGTATTAGGCTAAATAAAATTCAAGAATGTTTGttgatatttatgtattttctttattattatttcattttcctAAATGAATATGGAGGTTACTCAAAATAGTTGGTGGACCTTTAAAAAAAGAGTTCAAGGGAAGGGCAAACTGTGTTTTGACTGGCTCAGTGTTAGCTATTTAAATGTGACGTACTGCATTTTTACCTCCCGGCTTCATCTCTCCACTTTAATCTCTACAGCATCCAGTTGCACACATTTAGGTCAGTGAGATGCAGCCAATGGAATGCATAAATGCTAAAAAACACTGTCATTGTTCATACATTCTTATAAAACagtattatttacaaatatttttggttAAGATGAACAAAATTAAATGCTTATGTCCCAATAGGATAAACTATATTCAGGAACAGCAGTAACCTTTCACTTTATCTGTACACATGCTGGATGGATTATGTTTTGATTGCCCTGGGAGCATCTGGGTATTCCCTAAGAATGTCTTGGGAAGTTTGTCGTCGCTAGGGAGGCCTAGTCAGCCCAGTCCCAGGTGTTGCTACCATTTGAAAAGATTAAGATGGTCTATTTTCCACATTCTTCTTAGGTTGGTGTAGTTTTTATTTGGGTTCTCTGATTTCCTTCTCCATCCCCAACACATTAGATTAGCTCAATAAGAGTTGAGTGTAGCTTGATGTATTAATTTTACCTGGGATAGACTGAACTCCTGTTCTAAGATGGTTCCTGACTTGTACTCAATGCTGCTACTACAGGCAGTTACCCACTGTGACAATGGATTGAACAGAACCAATTAAAACAACAGATGGACCACTTTCATTGGATGCTTTTGAAGGGGTAAGAACATGTTTTtgaatttcaatttaattctaggCTCAATTTAGTTTGTGTTGGTTCATTCCTTCTGAGGATAACTAATTGCATTATTGGgtggaaataattaaatatatatatatatacataatatacatacatacaggtggAATCTCATTGTAACGAacttcatgggaccataaaaatattttgttataacaaaCATGGGGAAACTATGTATACCATTGTGACCAGAGTCGATGGTGATTCGCCATCTCTAATAGCAGAGGCACAAGGATGGTTCCGTAGCTGCTTTGCTGGTAAAACAGTAAacaagggcaaagtaattggtcATCCTCTGCTGGGTCAGGCTTTCCACGTAACATACTTGTTGCACAATGTTTAGGACATTTAACACTgggctttgacctgctcttcctcacaTTGTCCTGGTCTGCCACAGCATTGATTCCGAGCCcctggtgttcttctaatttgAAGATGGGAATTAAAGCAGGATGATAGCCCGTGTTGTTGCTCCTATCTCGTGtgcttgagtgctgaagtaacagctctgattttgaatgaagtcctgagactgtacctgccttctctatacagtaataaagtacctgtattttctgtttctcactttttttgttcattgcaaagaaaactttgagaagcactatgaaactatgaaacagtacagtatctacacatgacacaactacccacgcagacacttggtgcagcactgactcagaattcggctTTACCTTTATGATGTCGTGCCTACACTCACACCGAGAATGCCTGAGGCCGGAAATTTCGCAACAGACTGTCTCTATTTTTTTGgcctaacaagaaagagacagcctgttGGAGGGTTTCCGAGATTCGGCactaagtatttttttaatcatattattttttgtggctatttttgattgaaaaagcATGCGTTATACTgcaatttacatttcattaagaTGATAACCATTAAACACGATGTTGTATGATCGTTTATCTGAGCTAACAAAAGGTATtctttattctgaaaattttgttatttCGGTATGcgctataatgggatttgacctatatatatgtatggaataTAAATAGACAGCTATATAGCTATACATTGATGAATAGTCTGCCTTGCAGTCGAATCAGTACTTAACATCCCAGTCTAACGGTGCTCCCAGTGGAGCTAATTGTTGTTAACTACTTGGGATACTTGCCCTTGAACCAAAGTAGAGGCTGAAAGGGCCACCACAGTGTCCAGGGGTTTGTCTTCCCCATTTAAAAATAAGGACAGGGAGAACTGGCGAGAAGCCAGTACTTTTTCATAACATCATTACGTTGAACAAAGCTGTTATCAAACTACataacttttccagtgatttataGTCCTTGTCTTTATTTCCATACACTTGGGGACAATTGTGGCTCATGTCCATAACCCCCACtcatgtagtctgacatccccAGTGACTCAGTGATACCAGTCTTCTATTCACCACATTTCATTGCCTTAAGTCACAGCGATGGGGTCCAATGTGTATGAGCCGAGGGTGCTTAGctgaaaatataatgcatacaATGCAGCTGTGATATGTTTAGACCATGAAAACACTATCTAGAAAACAATTGTATAGCAATTGAAACAGTCAGGCAGCATGTTAACTGTCTGAAAAAATGCAGGAAGATCACAATATTTTGGAAATTTGGAACTGGAACTGTGTCATGAGGCAGTCATGTGATGTGTCATCCCCTGCAATTCCTGGTCATGTTATCCGACATCCTCAAGGTGATGAGTTTCGGCACATGGAGGCATTAGGTTTGACATAACTTCTGATGgaaatttctataatttgctgccTGAATAACATGTTTCCTGACTTGTATCATGAGAACCATGTTGCCTGTTTAAGGTGGGCCATGCAATAGTGGGCCATATTGCTTAAAAGCTATTCTGTTAGGGAATTTATTCTGCATAGGGATCAGTGGCCAAGTCTTGTGGTAACCAAAGAAGGCTCAGACGTGACCCTGTGATAGGGTTTCCAGGCTGTTTAAAACCATTGAGATTTGAGCttagagcttgggaggagagttAAGGAAATGGCCTATTGATAGGAGGGAAAGAAACTAGTATCTATATAGTGAGAGGGCAATAGCAGAAGTAAAGAGATGACTGGTCTGATGTTATGAACTGAGAAAAAATGGAAGCCATCTCACTGGGCATTAGTCTGTGAAGGCAAGCCTGAGGGGAAGTGTGGTTTTGTGTTGGTTTATTATGATCCTTTGTATTCTCCCTTCAGTGGATCCTGCTCTTAAGTAGTTAAGAGTAAAAAGAGTCCCGTTCCAGATACgttttacatattttgtaattatttcagCTTTTTACTCCATTAGCAAGGCTCTCCGTGTATTAATTTACATATATGAGCAGCAATGCCTCATAACAATTTTAAACCCTAAACCGCTTCCTGCTTTCTTTGTAGTTTTTGCATGAATTTAGTATGATTATGCATGTTTTGTTTGGAAACgctgatggatggatttttgaatgAGAGTTTACAAGTGACAAACTGGAATGCTGTAAGGCCGGAATGTCAAACTCAATTTCTGGAAGGACACTGTGGCTGCATGTTTCCATTGCAATCACTTTCTTCACTAATCAATTGCTACTGCTAATGAAACACActtcttttgtgttaatttaaaTTACTAGATTTTAAAGATTCAGAGTCCTTCATTGTTCCCTTTTTTCtggttgctaattaagaaaaaagaaaaaaaacactgcagccaCTGAGATTCCCCATGAACTGTGCTGAACATCCCTGCTGTAAGTGGTTGGCACCAATCTGGCTCTTGTTACAGTCAAAATGAGCTTAATTACCCATAACTCTGACTTCAAAAGTGACTACAGAAACGGAGTGCATGaaaatatatagtttatatatgtCTGCAACACTGAAATGGATGAAGTAAGCATTGATAAtgagtgagtatatatatatatatatatatatatatatatataaaatattttgggcTGTAtagatatacaaacacacacacacacacgcacacacacacagtaacagcatattatatatatatatatatatatatatatatatatatatatatatatatatatatatatagagagagagagagagagagagagagagagagagagagagagagaaatttacacaatcacacacacacacagcagacaCATAcccattctttcattttcttgcttGTCCAGTTCAGGGGAGCCAATGTCTGTCATGGCAACACACTAGTCGTGACCAATGACAGTTCATGGCACACACTCACATATAAATTGGGAAATTATTACAGCTAAGAGATTATCGTAATACACACCTATAAATGTTTTTAGCATCACTAGGAAATTTGTAACACACCACTCTAAAAACACACACTGAAAACTCCACACTCTACCCATGGATAACTCACAAAGGGAGAGTTAAACCTTTATTTTCATTGGTTTAGTTTTCAGTTGCCTataggatttctttttttttttttatttcttcaaatattttaatttaatattgcaaaCAACGTCACAACATACAAAATGAATTATATTTTGCAGAACATATGTCAATGAATAATCTTTTATatctcattttttaaactttgtgggaataaaaaaataaacagcaaagctttgacaacagcaccttgacatTTGAATTGAATTCCAATGCTATCTGTAGAAGTTTAAAGCAGTAAACAAGTATAATACTAACAGGAATAAAGATCACTTACTGTCTAAAATGTAAACGGAATGTTTTGGTCAGAATTGATTTCCTTTTTCAAAGTGGACAGTTTCTCACTTCACAATCGAAGCAGCATgcaatattttttcattcattttactttctgtgttttctatttaattattttttcagattCTTGGCAACGTAAACAAACCACAATGTCTTGAGGAATGTAATACAGAATTATTTGAAATTGTGCGCagatgactttattttttttttttcttttatttgtcttgGTCATGGATATGTTCAATAAATAGACCGTATTACCACTTTACTgtataaacttcttttttttttcttttttttttaaactttacatgCAGTCCATAAAATTATCATTTAACGGAATAATTTACCctgttatgtatatatacaaatagataatttctctttttttctctcaataAAATCTATACAACGTTAAATTCACTATCTCCCTCTCTTAATGGTTAATGTACATACACAGGAAGTGTCTATTCTTATAAAGCGccagccaattttttttttgctatccaTAGTGAGAGCTCGTACATATGACTGGGTCGTCCGACACTGGGAATTGTAATGCCTCTTGTCGATTCCTCTGCAGCCTTCCTTGGTGTAGCCCATTGGGTTACATTTGGTCTCATAAAAGTATTGCTTCAATTGGCCGTTTGGTACAGGGACCTTTTCCAGGACGGTTACCGTCTGCCCTGACATGTCCACTGCCGTCTTTTTGTCAACAGCTGTCACCCATTCACTAATACTGTCACATACGCTGAGCTCGCCTCGGCGGGCCGGGTCTGAGTGGCGGCGCACCCTCATGGACATGTTTGCCGAGTCCAGGTAGTTTTTATACTCCTCCAGGAGAAAGAGCAGAGGGGGTTCCAAAGGCACTTGGCTACTGATCATTACGCGTGATGTGTACATGTCCGCATCCTTGGGATCAGCCCCCTTTGTGGCAGGCTGAGGCTCATTTCCCCCATCAAGCAGTTCCTCAATGACCTGCTCAAAAGTGTCCGCTAGTGACGGCAATCCACGTTGGGGTACACCCATGCTCTCCAAAGTCCCATGGGTCCGTGCTCCAAGGTAGCCCGGTCCGGCGTGACCTCGGATGACGCCGGCATCTTTCATGGGAGCAGCTTTCATGCAACTAAAGTATGAAATAACCATAGTAATGAACAAGATGGTCATCACTCTTCTCACCTGGTGGAACTGCaatggaaaagaaagagaaaaaaaacagatgtatTAGAGGTGTGAGGAGAGGTGAACAGCATCCATCATTGCCACATGTTAACCAATCTGACTTTTAGACATCATCAGTGGTTAGACCACTGACGTCACTGGGAGTTCCACAGGAAGCTCAGAGAAGAGGCTCTCGAGATGTCATTAAGAGCCTTGATAATGTTTCTCCTCCCCCTTTTTCCCACGTTCCTCCGCTTTACACATTCCTGGTGGACTGTGACAGGACCCTACAGAAATTAATCCATTACAATTATGGGATATAagacagacattttctttctttttatattttgtcaggGTTAAAATAAGTTGTAAACATTCTTTCactgagataaaataaaaaagaaaactctgtCATTTTAGTAAGGTAAGTAATAAGCTGTTAAAAATCCTAAATTAGCAGTCTCTCTTGCTGCCTTCTAGTTTGACAACCCTAGCAGGTGTTGAGCcttttttagaaagaaaagagaaaaaaaaaaaacagtgcaaattACCCCCCTGGAGGGCAGTCTTGTGTGCTGTCTCCCCCTGGAGATGCACACTCTGAGAACCTTGGACATCCATCTGTATTCTCTTTTTACGTTCTCTCCTCCCcgatttcttttgtttaaaatatgtctAATATTTATCTCAAGCCTTAATTTGCACCCAGGGGAGAGAACATTGGCTCAAGCCGTCTGCACACTCACGTCTCATATCTGCGTTCTTTTTTTTGACCTTCACAAAGTCTCTTTCTTTCAAATCCCTGTCAGGGTTGCCAGGTTCTAAATTGCCATTAAACCCAAACTATTCCTGTCATTATGGTGGATAGTGATGAGGTGCTGGTTCTTGAGACACTGAAGGCTCCCACTTCTGAGGTACTTGAAGTAGCAGATTTGGGTGTCAGCTCAGGGAACATGTCCCATAAACAGGGGCATGCTGTACTATAATTAAAGTGGGAGGCAATTGTTCCATGGCTCACCagtcagaaagcaaaaaaaaagacactttcTACCCTATTATATGGGGAATCTTGAGGTTCATTTCATTATAAActaagaatgttttcttctgtgatTACAGAATCACAGAGCTATTGTGAGAGAATCTCACTCAACATTAGAGTCATGataataattagtaataataataataactgggtCCTTACTGTACTTCAAGACAGCTGTAAGAAAACCAATTTGTCAGAACTGGGCAGTGTCGCCACACTTAATCACATCCTGTTCTTTTACAAGGTGTTGTTTTGGCAACAGATGAGAAAAGTAACTGAAGCAACAGAACAGGTACAATTCCTAAGGGCCCGTTGGCATTCCTAAATTAATAATTCATATGTATTTAGAATGATTCAGAAAATTAGGTTTTTGAAAAAAGTACTAAAATATGATTAGACTGCCCCGTCCCctttacgcacacacatacacaaacacattcacTTGTAACCTTGGTTCTTCAAGACTAATTGATATGTGCTGCCctatatttttaaacactgtGAAGACAGCCCTAGAGGCAGGCATGCTCTCTCCGGAGCCCTGACTACGATCATGTCCTACGTATAATAAACACTCGACTCCTGTTTCATCAGCTGCCAAGAGCATCTCCAAGAatactagcaaaaaaaaaaaaaaaaaaaaaaaaaggtaatccaTGCAAGAGACTTAAGTTGTTTTACCCAAggcagtaaaaaaataaacataatggcTGATTCTTTTCATGTGACAGACAGAACAAGAAAGCCCTGATTATACTTCCCTTTTCACTTGATTCTGCCGGCAGGGATACCAGCATCTCAGAGTGGATGTCATGtgtcgatttatttatttatttatattaattgacTGCAGCCATCTCTGAGACACTCAGTAATTAGGTTGGCCCAACACATTCTGGTGCTTGTGGCAGAAAGACGGCACTACAGGTCCAGCAACATCACTTGGTGGTTCTCAAACCCCGTCCACTAGTTAactgccacttttttttttttttaattgaaggtttacttgtattgtaataataatataataatacattttatttaggtagcacctttcccatgctcaagtacACCTTGATCTCCTGATGTCTTCTCGTTTCATCTCTATCTCTGCAAAGTTTACTTTTCTCATACATTTAGATAATGTGTATGTGCTTAGGCCATGACATTATTActcttatttttttctacattttaaattttctataaAACCGGCACAGTAAAACAAGCTTGCCTTGCCATATGTGTTCTCTTTTAATGTTAGCACAGGTTACATCTACAGACAGGGGCAGGTCTACAATGAAACTagtgaagcttaagcttcagggccctTAATCCTGAAGAGGCCTCAGAAGTGACTTTAGTTCacgttgtttaaaaatattaggagTCTACTGTATGAAAAGGGTTTTTTTTAAAACCCCTACATGTagtggttaaaataaaacaaaaattgtggtgatctgtcatggaaaaaccccattgaagaagataactGGTTACCCAGACCTCACTGCTGGTTGAGAAGGGGCCCCAGagcagttcaagcttcagggccccaaaaatgtgGGTCagacaaaacacacattttctaCTCAGCCACTGCCAAACTGCCCTGGTGTGAATGGGACTGTGCTTCTGTACGCCTTGGTATTGGGCTTGACTCCCGTTCCCCACAATACATAATGGAAATAGAAGAAGAGAACTAAAATAATTTATATGTGCCAGTATCTGGCACACAAAAGTATCTAAAAACGTTTGATTCTGTACACTTAAAGGAAAAAGAATCATTATGATCATcttgctcttcacaaactgaccACCGAGTTAAATTACTTGTAAGAAAACCCAGTGATTCTCTAAGTCCTATATTTAGGTATGACAATTAATAGTTTAAATACCTAAGCTATAAATGGTGTGGGCAAATGGGGGCAAGCCAGGACAACACCCTTAAACAGCAGCCAGAACAAgtcatccacttgaagctaagcatgttcaggtttggccagtacttggatgggagaccatccagATAAAACatgggttgttgctggaagaggtgttggcaaagCCAGCAGGGGGTTCTTATCCTGTGGTctcaatgtggatcccaatgccccagtgcagtgatggggacattgcggtaaaaatggtgctgtcctttgcatgagacataaaaccgaggtcctgactctctgtggtcataaaatctctgagcatccttcataaagagtagggtgcatCCCTATGTCCTGGCTACACTTCCCACCTCAGCCtcgtcattctgaccccctaatcatcccctgtctctgactggataactatctctcaccccttcaccacctaacagctaatgcaTGCTGAGTGCACTAGCACAAAAATAGCTGCAATCACATCAtccagtggtggctgaagtggctccccacttcccactgtgtaaagcactttgagtagtgagaaaagtgctatataaatgtaaagaattactgttattactattaaAACACAGCATGGCTTGGACTGTGAACCACAAAGTGCCAGTTCAATCTCAGATCTCTTACTGCTGTATGTAATTCACTTATCCTGGCAGTTCTTATAGCTGCACACATAAATAAGCAATGGTGTCACTGAGACTTGTAAACTGCCTGACATAAAAGAAGGAGAGGACATTACTGAATTATGGCAGTGTGTTGAGGGTGCATTGCTAATGGGGTATTAAGGTTGTACTTGTCATTGAAccagtctctttctttctttcattcttagaGAGAGGATGCTAGGAATAGACACTGCCACTGGTACTGGAGGGGTGCTATGAGAGCTTTTACCACAAGAAGGCAGCATTGCATCCAGTACCTTGAGACCATGGAGGCTGACTATGTATACTGTACTTTAGTTGGCTTATTGTCATATATGGCAAAGACAAAATATGGCTTTTTGTGAAGCAATcaaatataaaagataaaatagCTTCACCATCATATGTTTCACAACAAAAATGATTGCCTTAATATAGAAATTATTATAATGTAAATTATTCAGAAGTCCTTTGGTATTGTCTTTGATGCTACTCCCTGGTAACCTCCAGAAGCAGAAACACAAGCACTTAATGTGCTATCTCAGGTCTTGGATTCATCTAACCATGAAGTCCAAAAGCAGCACGCCAAAAAACAGCCATGTTATTCATGAGTATCCTAGAGAAAGTTTGTAATCCAACGTCCAAAGTCATGTCAGCTATGTAGTAAATGGGGCACGCAGTACACCAGGTTAGCCATACACCTTATGTAACAACAGTCATTGGCAACAAATTGGCTGTCCGTGCATTCACTAATACTATCCTGTCTTATTTCAAAATTCTCTTTCATGAGAAGCACACTTTTTGGATGAGTGAGCTGGTTTACTATAGTGTTGCAATATGGATGGATAAGGACTTTCCTACTGCGGCTCATAGGCACATGCATTTTTGGATAATTTCTTGGGTTACTCTTTTTTGTGCATGCAGATATTATCCCATATTCGACAAACCAATAcatcattttatatattcttcTGTGTCACGTGTATCATGTTT of the Erpetoichthys calabaricus chromosome 2, fErpCal1.3, whole genome shotgun sequence genome contains:
- the bdnf gene encoding brain-derived neurotrophic factor isoform X2; the protein is MTILFITMVISYFSCMKAAPMKDAGVIRGHAGPGYLGARTHGTLESMGVPQRGLPSLADTFEQVIEELLDGGNEPQPATKGADPKDADMYTSRVMISSQVPLEPPLLFLLEEYKNYLDSANMSMRVRRHSDPARRGELSVCDSISEWVTAVDKKTAVDMSGQTVTVLEKVPVPNGQLKQYFYETKCNPMGYTKEGCRGIDKRHYNSQCRTTQSYVRALTMDSKKKIGWRFIRIDTSCVCTLTIKRGR
- the bdnf gene encoding brain-derived neurotrophic factor isoform X1, which encodes MFHQVRRVMTILFITMVISYFSCMKAAPMKDAGVIRGHAGPGYLGARTHGTLESMGVPQRGLPSLADTFEQVIEELLDGGNEPQPATKGADPKDADMYTSRVMISSQVPLEPPLLFLLEEYKNYLDSANMSMRVRRHSDPARRGELSVCDSISEWVTAVDKKTAVDMSGQTVTVLEKVPVPNGQLKQYFYETKCNPMGYTKEGCRGIDKRHYNSQCRTTQSYVRALTMDSKKKIGWRFIRIDTSCVCTLTIKRGR